In one candidate division KSB1 bacterium genomic region, the following are encoded:
- a CDS encoding nitroreductase family protein, giving the protein MSVYEIIQKRRTIRRFQPRRIPLITLRKIVDSGRMGPSAMNLQPWEFIIVDSPQLVSAVFEQTQWAGYLPREQGRPPKGQEPTAFIVVLFNKRFSSRWTHHDIGAAVENMILVALEEGIGSCWIGSVNRPKVMELLEIPEEYEIDSVLALGYPAEEPIAFDLDESVKYYRDEQGRLHVPKRRLDSVLSHNRFGQR; this is encoded by the coding sequence ATGTCGGTTTACGAGATCATTCAAAAGCGACGCACCATCCGCAGATTTCAGCCGCGCCGTATTCCGTTGATTACGCTGCGTAAAATCGTCGATTCGGGACGCATGGGACCGTCGGCCATGAACCTGCAGCCGTGGGAGTTTATCATTGTCGACAGTCCGCAGCTGGTCAGCGCCGTATTCGAGCAGACGCAATGGGCGGGATACCTGCCGCGCGAGCAGGGAAGGCCGCCGAAAGGGCAGGAGCCGACCGCCTTTATTGTGGTGCTCTTTAACAAGCGCTTCTCTTCCCGCTGGACGCACCACGACATCGGGGCGGCGGTCGAGAACATGATCCTGGTTGCGCTCGAAGAAGGCATCGGTTCCTGTTGGATCGGCTCGGTCAACCGTCCGAAAGTCATGGAGCTCCTCGAAATCCCTGAGGAATACGAAATCGATTCGGTCCTGGCGCTGGGATATCCGGCAGAAGAGCCGATTGCCTTTGATTTGGACGAGTCGGTAAAATATTATCGCGATGAACAGGGCAGGCTGCACGTGCCGAAACGCAGGCTGGACAGCGTGCTCAGTCACAATCGTTTCGGCCAACGCTGA